From Candidatus Binataceae bacterium:
CTCGCCGGTGCCGTGATTGATGACCTGCTCGAGCATGAAGTCGATCATGTAGGCGAGTTGCGGTGAAAGCACCTGGCTCGCCTGCAGTTCATGCCCTTCGATCACCTTGCCGTTCTGGTCGACCACCGCCGTGACCGCGTAGGGCTGCACCTCGAGACCGTAGTCGGCCATGATCGAATACGCCTGCGCGATTTGCATCGGCGTGACTTCAATTCCGCCGAGCACGATCGACGGATACGACGGCAGGTCGCCGAAGCCCATCCGCTGGGCCATCGCGCGCACGCGGTCAAGGCCAATCTGGTTGGCCAGACGCGAAGTCGCCGAGTTGAGCGACTCCTCGAGCGCGAACTCCAGCGTCACGCGGCCGAAGTAGCGTTCCTTGTAGTTCTTCGGGCTCCAGCTCATGTTGCCGTAGGTCCAGGTGAACGGCGTGTCGTCGATGTAGGTGGTCGGCAGAAAATGCTCCGGGCCGCCCTCGAGCGTCTCTTCCATCGCGGCCAGGTAGGTGATCGGCTTGAACGCCGACCCCGGCTGGCGCTTGGCCTGCGTGATGCGATCGAACTGGCTCTCGCGGTAGTCGCGCCCGCCCACCATCACCCGGATCTTGCCGCTCTGCGGTTCGATCGCGAACAGCGCCTCCTCGAGCTGATCCTTCTTTTCCTTGCGCTGGAGCGAGGTGTAGCGGCGTTCGAGGTAATCGAGATTGTCGCGCACCGCTTTCTCGCCCAGCTTCTGCGCGTGCACGTCGAGCGTGGTGAAGATTCTAAGCCCCTCGCCGGTCAGGACCTCGGGCGGATAGCGCTCGGCCAGTTCGTGCTTGATGTAATCGACGAAGTAGGGCGCGTCGTTGTTCTCGACGAACGACTCGCGGGGGTGCAGAGGCTCGGTGGCGGCGGTGTCATAAGCGGCCTTGCTGATATAGCCGTCGGCGAGCATCAGGCCCAGCACTTCATTGCGCCGCTGCTCGGCGAGCTGCGGGTGATGCAGCGGATTGAGGCGATTGGGCGAACTTATCATCCCGGCGATCGTCGCCATCTCGCCGATCGTCAGGTTGCGCGGCTCCTTGGAAAAATAGAACTCGGATGCCTCCCATACGCCGTAAATCCCCTCCTGGCCGCGTTGCCCGAGGTAGATGTCGTTGATGTAGTTTTCCAGGATCACTTCCTTGGAATAACGGCGCTCGGCGATATACGCCATCAGGATTTCCTTGAGCTTGCGCCGCCAGTCGCGCTTGCTGGTCAGGAAAAAGTTCTTCATCAGCTGCTGGGTCAGGGTCGAGCCGCCCTGGCGCACTCGATGCGCGGAGAAGTCCACCCACGCCGCCTTGATGATACGGACGACGTCGATGCCATGATGCTCGAAGAAGCGATGGTCCTCGGCCGCGAGGATCGCGTCAACGAGCGCGTCCGGAATCTGGTTTAGCGGCACCAGCCGGCGCTGCTGCCAGCTGCCCTGAAAAATTCCGCTGATCAGTTCCGGCTCGAGTTCCATCGAGTAGAGCGGCTTGCCGGTGAGCGGATCGCGCATCGCCTGCACCGTGTCATGCGGACCGAGTGTCATCTCGACCGCCTCGCCCGGGAACTCGTTGTACGGATAGGCGAAGCTGTGCAGGAAAACGGTCAGGCGATGTTTTTTTTCATCGAGCGAATAGTTGCCGCGCGAAGCGACCTCGGCCGAAGCGACGCGATGGTAGTTGAGGCGCGCCAGGCGCTGGAAGAAACCGAGGTCGTCGAGGCTCTGGCCCGGATAGACGGAGCAGGAATCCGAGTAGATGCGCGACGGGATGTTCCATCGCTTGCCCGAAAAGCGCGTGACGACTTCATTCTCGAGTGCGTTGTAGTAGTTCAGGAACTCGTAGATAAGCGGCGGCAGGGCGAAGAGCATAATCGCCGCGATCGCGAACACGGCTATTTTGAGCGCCCGTTTCATCGCAGACAAAAACGTCCTGCCGTTCGCGCCTGAGCGCCCGGCGCCTGCCCGCCGCCGCGCATCGCCTAACCCTCCGGCTCGAGCGGCACGAAGACAGTGCTGTTGTGACGCCTGATCAGGAGCAGGATCGCCTTGCCTCCGGCGAGCCTGAGTGCGCGCTCGTAGGCGTCGACGTTGCCGACGCCGTGGCGGTTGACCTCGACGATGATATCGCGCGAGTGCAGCCCGGCCTCGTCGGCGGAACTGCCAGGCTCGACCGAATAGACCACCACGCCCTTGCTCTGGCCGAGCCCCATGTCGCGCGCGAGCTTGGGGTCGAGGTCCTTGACCGTGAGGCCGAAGGGCGCCGTACCCTTGGGCAGCGCCCTGGCGGCGGCGATGACGTGGGTCTCGCGCGAGGCCGTGATGGTGACCGGCAGCTCGATATATCTCCTGTCGCGGATGAGCCTCAGCGTCGCGTCATGGCCGAGCGGCGTGCGCGCGACCATCAGGGGCAGCTCGCGCGAGTCTTCGATCGAGACGCCGTCGTAAGCCATGATTACGTCGCCGCGCTTAACCCCCGCAATTTTGGCCGGCCCCTCGCTCAGCACCTCGGCGACCAGCGCGCCGCGCGGCTCCTCGAGCCCCATCGATTCCGCGATCGTGGGCGTGACCCGCTGCACGTAGATTCCGAGCCATCCGCGCACCACCTTGCCGTGGTCGCGCAGCTGCGCGAGCTCTTCCTTCACCAGGTTGACCGGGATGGCGAAGCCGATGCCGGTGTTGGAACCGGTGCGGGTGAAAATCGCGGAGTTTACGCCGACCACCTCTCCGCGAACATTGATTAAAGGGCCGCCCGAGTTGCCCGGATTTATCGCGGCGTCGGTCTGGATGAACTCGTCGTAATTGCCCGGGATGAAGCGACCCTTGGCGCTCACGATCCCGGCGGTCACCGTATGGTCGAAGCCGAACGGGTCGCCGATGGTCATCACCCACTGGCCGACTCTCACTTCGTCAGAGTCGCCGAGAGGCGCCACCGGCAGCTGATGCCTGGCGTTGATTTTCAAAAGCGCGATGTCGGTCTTGGCGTCGCGCCCCGCCACCATAGCCTTGTACTGATTGCCGTCCTTGGTGGTGACTATGACCTCGCGGCCATTTTCGATCACGTGGTCGTTGGTAAGTATATAGCCGGCCGGGTTGATGATGAAACCGGAACCGAGGCTGCGGCCGTGCGGCTCGCCAAACGGCTCGCCGAATTCGTTAAAGGGCTCGTTGCCGCCGCCCTCGCTCCCGCCGCCTTCGCCGCCCTGTCCCGAGTTGTCGCCTTCGCCCTCGGAGGAGGCCGACGGTCCGGCCTGCTCGGTCGAGATATTGACCACGGTGGGGCCGAGTTTGTCCGCCAACGCGACGAAATCGGGCAGGGTCTCGGCCTTGGGCGCGCGCGCCGAGGTAAGCTCGTACCAGAACTGATCGCCGAGCGCCCGTGGCGCCGCGGGTCCGCATATCAGCAGCATCACCGCCGCGAAACAAAGGATGGCGACGTTACCGAACTTCAAAGACATTCGCGCGCTGACCCGGACCCTGGCGAATCAGCCGTTCCGGCGAGCGATTTCAACGTATTTCATTCTAAGGTCAAAGAGAATCGCGTCCAGCAGCGCCTGCTCGTCGCGGTCGAGGTTGCCCCGCGTCTTCTCGCGCAGCATCCCCAGAATGTCGATAAGCTGCTGCGCCATCCCGAGGTCGCGATGCGGCTGGCTGCCGCTGGCGGGGTCGGCCATCTCGCCCAGATGCACCAGCGCCTCGGTCGAAAGGCTCATCAGGAAGGCCCCGAAGTTGATCTCGCCTGCCTGCGCCGCGGCTTCGGCGGACTCGGAGCCTGCCGATCGCGCGGCAGCATATCCCGCGGCCGCGGCCGCCTGCTGCGGGTGAGTGGCCGTCGCGTGATGATGCGGCTCGGCCGCGTCGCGTGTCCCGCCGCCGTGTGCATGACCCGCGGAAGATTCCGCGGCCGCCGGTTCGTCGGCGCCGCTGAACTCCGGCTTAAGCTCGCCCTCGGCGGAAAAGCGCCGGCGGTCCTGTATCTTGAAGCCCTTGGAGCTATCGTCCTCGGATGCCATCGGCCTTAGACCGCCTCCGTATTCGCCATATGCTCGAGGCGCCGGATGCGCTCTTCGAGCGGCGGATGGGTTGAGAAGAGCTTGCTCATCAGACCCTGCGCGCTCAGCGGATTGACGATGAACAGATGGGCTGTCG
This genomic window contains:
- a CDS encoding PBP1A family penicillin-binding protein codes for the protein MKRALKIAVFAIAAIMLFALPPLIYEFLNYYNALENEVVTRFSGKRWNIPSRIYSDSCSVYPGQSLDDLGFFQRLARLNYHRVASAEVASRGNYSLDEKKHRLTVFLHSFAYPYNEFPGEAVEMTLGPHDTVQAMRDPLTGKPLYSMELEPELISGIFQGSWQQRRLVPLNQIPDALVDAILAAEDHRFFEHHGIDVVRIIKAAWVDFSAHRVRQGGSTLTQQLMKNFFLTSKRDWRRKLKEILMAYIAERRYSKEVILENYINDIYLGQRGQEGIYGVWEASEFYFSKEPRNLTIGEMATIAGMISSPNRLNPLHHPQLAEQRRNEVLGLMLADGYISKAAYDTAATEPLHPRESFVENNDAPYFVDYIKHELAERYPPEVLTGEGLRIFTTLDVHAQKLGEKAVRDNLDYLERRYTSLQRKEKKDQLEEALFAIEPQSGKIRVMVGGRDYRESQFDRITQAKRQPGSAFKPITYLAAMEETLEGGPEHFLPTTYIDDTPFTWTYGNMSWSPKNYKERYFGRVTLEFALEESLNSATSRLANQIGLDRVRAMAQRMGFGDLPSYPSIVLGGIEVTPMQIAQAYSIMADYGLEVQPYAVTAVVDQNGKVIEGHELQASQVLSPQLAYMIDFMLEQVINHGTGEGARKRGFTRPAAGKTGTTNDSKDAWFAGFTPNLLAVVWTGFDQKEELGLTGAEASLPAWTDFMKAAAASRPPLDFVPPPGIVVEKVDPLTGYLAGPNCPVVIEGAFPTALAPTQVCPLHASGATTPAADNYAAPGAPAGSNWERVPREPND
- a CDS encoding Do family serine endopeptidase, which gives rise to MKFGNVAILCFAAVMLLICGPAAPRALGDQFWYELTSARAPKAETLPDFVALADKLGPTVVNISTEQAGPSASSEGEGDNSGQGGEGGGSEGGGNEPFNEFGEPFGEPHGRSLGSGFIINPAGYILTNDHVIENGREVIVTTKDGNQYKAMVAGRDAKTDIALLKINARHQLPVAPLGDSDEVRVGQWVMTIGDPFGFDHTVTAGIVSAKGRFIPGNYDEFIQTDAAINPGNSGGPLINVRGEVVGVNSAIFTRTGSNTGIGFAIPVNLVKEELAQLRDHGKVVRGWLGIYVQRVTPTIAESMGLEEPRGALVAEVLSEGPAKIAGVKRGDVIMAYDGVSIEDSRELPLMVARTPLGHDATLRLIRDRRYIELPVTITASRETHVIAAARALPKGTAPFGLTVKDLDPKLARDMGLGQSKGVVVYSVEPGSSADEAGLHSRDIIVEVNRHGVGNVDAYERALRLAGGKAILLLIRRHNSTVFVPLEPEG
- a CDS encoding DUF1844 domain-containing protein, producing MASEDDSSKGFKIQDRRRFSAEGELKPEFSGADEPAAAESSAGHAHGGGTRDAAEPHHHATATHPQQAAAAAGYAAARSAGSESAEAAAQAGEINFGAFLMSLSTEALVHLGEMADPASGSQPHRDLGMAQQLIDILGMLREKTRGNLDRDEQALLDAILFDLRMKYVEIARRNG